The Trichosurus vulpecula isolate mTriVul1 chromosome 3, mTriVul1.pri, whole genome shotgun sequence genome includes a window with the following:
- the ATXN1L gene encoding ataxin-1-like translates to MKPVHERSQECLPPKKRDLPVTSEDMGRTTSCSTNHTPSSDASDWCRGIVVTGQTQAGIRQNVGSDGVEAITGLTVDQYGMLYKVAMPPATFSPTGLHPVVNMSPLPSAFNVASSLIQHPGIHYPPIHYAQLPPTSLQFIGSPYTMPYAMPPNFLPSPLLSPSANLTTSHVPHFVPYASLLAEGATPPPQTTSPAHTFNKVPAATPPPGQLQHHSVTQPVDLTPGRVPIYYQMSRLPTGYTTHEIPPTGASPDSAPALHEVQPVPDITTPNGGQRQMEQNMVRRESEAMDPSSNKDDGLGTVVECVVDGQLFSGSQTPRMEVAVPAHRGTPDTDLEVQRVVGTLVSQDYQVVATQRKDEPSPLNLSHHAPDHQGEMRGLARNPVEMTEKSQAQGLYAQSPQEVAKHRPLPKAMVIANGNLVPIGTEQGLLSMGSEILVTSSLDMQVRATFPDKEPTPPPSTSSHLPSHFMKGAIIQLATGELKRVEDLQTQDFVRSAEVSGGLKIDSSTVVDIQESQWPGFVMLHFVVGEQQSKVSIDVPPEHPFFVYGQGWSSCSPGRTAQLFSLPCHRLQVGDVCISISLQSLNSNSVSQAGFPPPDQLGPSQERPERTVLGSREPSDRDRKSQPSGEGALAQSSHTVEPSQPEPGAQSCWPAMGFQRYSVQGEEARATLLRPSFIPQEVKLSIEGRSNAGK, encoded by the coding sequence ATGAAACCTGTTCATGAGAGGAGTCAGGAATGCCTTCCACCAAAGAAACGAGACCTCCCTGTGACCAGCGAGGATATGGGGAGGACCACCAGCTGCTCAACCAACCACACACCCTCTAGTGATGCCTCTGATTGGTGTCGGGGGATAGTGGTGACTGGGCAGACCCAGGCAGGAATAAGACAAAATGTTGGTAGTGATGGAGTGGAGGCCATCACTGGTCTGACGGTGGACCAATATGGTATGCTGTACAAGGTGGCCATGCCACCAGCCACATTTTCCCCAACTGGCCTCCATCCTGTGGTGAACATGAGCCCCCTGCCTTCTGCCTTTAATGTAGCATCATCACTGATTCAGCATCCAGGAATCCACTACCCCCCCATCCATTATGCTCAGCTTCCCCCCACTTCTCTGCAGTTTATTGGATCTCCTTACACTATGCCCTATGCCATGCCACCCAATTTTCTCCCTAGTCCTCTGCTCTCACCTTCTGCCAACCTCACAACCTCTCATGTTCCTCACTTTGTGCCATATGCCTCACTCCTGGCAGAAGGGgctacccctcccccccagacCACATCTCCAGCCCACACTTTCAACAAAGTCCCCGCTGCCACTCCACCACCCGGTCAGCTGCAGCATCACTCGGTCACTCAGCCAGTGGACCTCACTCCAGGCCGAGTGCCCATTTACTATCAGATGTCTCGGCTTCCCACTGGGTATACAACACATGAAATCCCTCCAACGGGAGCAAGCCCAGATTCTGCACCTGCACTACATGAGGTCCAGCCTGTTCCAGATATAACTACTCCCAATGGAGGGCAGAGACAAATGGAACAGAACATGGTAAGACGAGAAAGTGAAGCCATGGACCCCTCCAGCAACAAGGATGATGGCCTAGGAACAGTGGTGGAATGTGTGGTGGATGGACAGTTGTTTTCAGGTTCTCAGACTCCACGGATGGAGGTGGCGGTGCCGGCACACCGAGGGACTCCAGATACTGACCTAGAGGTCCAGAGAGTGGTTGGAACTTTAGTGTCTCAGGACTATCAAGTGGTGGCAACTCAGAGGAAAGATGAGCCCAGCCCCCTTAATCTATCCCATCATGCCCCTGATCATCAGGGTGAGATGAGAGGGTTGGCTAGGAACCCAGTAGAAATGACAGAGAAAAGCCAGGCCCAGGGCCTCTACGCCCAATCTCCTCAAGAGGTGGCAAAACATAGACCTTTACCCAAAGCAATGGTTATAGCCAATGGCAATTTAGTGCCCATTGGTACTGAGCAAGGCCTGCTCTCCATGGGGTCAGAAATCCTGGTGACATCAAGTCTGGATATGCAGGTTCGAGCCACTTTCCCAGACAAGGAGCCAACCCCACCACCTAGCACCTCTTCCCACTTGCCCTCTCATTTCATGAAAGGTGCCATCATTCAGCTGGCCACAGGAGAGCTGAAGCGGGTTGAGGATCTACAGACCCAAGACTTTGTGCGCAGCGCAGAGGTAAGCGGGGGACTGAAGATTGACTCCAGCACCGTGGTGGACATTCAGGAGAGCCAGTGGCCTGGCTTTGTCATGCTGCATTTTGTGGTTGGGGAGCAACAGAGCAAAGTAAGCATCGACGTGCCCCCTGAACACCCTTTCTTTGTGTATGGCCAGGGCTGGTCCTCCTGTAGCCCTGGTCGGACAGCGCAGCTCTTCTCTCTGCCTTGCCACCGGCTACAGGTGGGAGATGTTTGCATCTCTATCAGTTTACAGAGCTTGAACAGTAACTCAGTTTCTCAGGCTGGCTTCCCTCCCCCAGACCAGTTGGGTCCTTCCCAAGAGAGGCCTGAGAGGACAGTCTTGGGATCCAGAGAGCCATCTGATCGTGACAGGAAGAGCCAGCCTTCAGGAGAGGGGGCATTGGCCCAGAGCTCCCATACAGTGGAGCCCTCCCAGCCTGAGCCTGGTGCTCAGTCCTGCTGGCCAGCCATGGGCTTCCAAAGATACAGTGTACAGGGGGAAGAAGCACGGGCCACTCTGCTCCGTCCCTCTTTCATTCCACAGGAGGTGAAACTCTCTATTGAAGGGCGTTCTAATGCAGGAAAATGA